The following proteins come from a genomic window of Taeniopygia guttata chromosome 25, bTaeGut7.mat, whole genome shotgun sequence:
- the LOC105758852 gene encoding uncharacterized protein produces the protein MSLNQMQIKQELQLPPGLGKTTPKQSPEHPQIPVPAPCPEPLPEKAIPEPGKGEAAVPQEQQTKFPPVFPTPEPAPRLEEKSCPEPALEKQEAKEIPVPVPVPSSEPAACAQEKQQCQDIPVSIPEKQECKETPVSIPEKQECKETPVSIPEKQECKEIPVSIPDPHPDPVPCAQEKQQCQEIPVSTPDPAQEKQECKETPVPIPVSCPEPIPCSQEKQECKETPVSIPEKQECKETPVSIPEKQECKEIPVSIPEKQECKDTPVPIPVPDPTPCSQEKQEFQEIPVPIPEQRSLPEKFPPLQQQVQQPGPWQK, from the coding sequence ATGTCTCTGAACCAGATGCAAAtcaagcaggagctgcagctccccccCGGCCTGGgtaaaaccaccccaaaacagaGCCCGGagcacccccaaatcccggtGCCCGCCCCCTGCCCAGAGCCGCTCCCGGAAAAGGCGATCCCAGAACCGGGAAAAGGGGAAGctgccgtgccccaggagcagcaaaCCAAATTCCCTCCGGTATTCCCGACCCCCGAGCCCGCTCCGCGCCTGGAAGAGAAATCCTGCCCGGAGCCGGCGCTGGAGAAGCAGGAGGCCAAGGAGATcccggttcccgttcccgttcccagcTCCGAGCCCGCAGCCTGCgcccaggagaagcagcagtgccaggacatCCCGGTGTCCATCCCGGAAAAACAGGAATGCAAGGAAACCCCGGTGTCCATCCCGGAAAAACAGGAGTGCAAGGAAACCCCGGTGTCCATCCCGGAAAAACAGGAGTGCAAGGAAATCCCGGTGTCCATCCCTGATCCACACCCTGACCCTGTCCCGTGTgcccaggagaagcagcagtgccaggaaatCCCAGTTTCCACCCCTGATCCTgcccaggaaaagcaggaatgcaAGGAaacccctgtccccatcccagtttcaTGCCCTGAGCCCATTCCATGctcccaggaaaagcaggaatgcaAGGAAACCCCGGTGTCCATCCCAGAAAAACAGGAATGCAAGGAAACCCCGGTGTCCATCCCGGAAAAACAGGAATGCAAGGAAATCCCGGTGTCCATCCCGGAAAAACAGGAGTGCAAGGacacccctgtccccatcccggtcccaGACCCCACCCCGTGctcccaggaaaagcaggaattccaggagaTCCCGGTGCCCATCCCGGAGCAGCGCTCCCTTCCCGAGAAATtccctcccctgcagcagcaggtgcaGCAGCCCGGCCCGTGGCAGAAGTAG
- the LOC105758851 gene encoding uncharacterized protein, translated as MSCHLHQHLPPLYQDPMALSPGVPFPAQRWHSTTCIPQAVPGQVPLQRAMSSSVCHQQSVTQAVPPCQLHGPLCVPQQIVPRRATTCAPPQQRVTQCVPHRVGVTQCVPQQLQVPQQCPPVPQQQKVVPRCVTTCVPQQRVTGGAGVTQCVPQQLQVPPPECSPQQQKVVPRCVTTCVPRPPFVTKGVPRQQSATRCVPQQCVTSVCPQQGVPRCATTCVPQQRAARGVSYRWVTAPVPQQRQSVTAGVPQQWHSRCVTTCVPQQCDTGGASICVPQQQQSGTVCVPQQSATKGVPQQCGTICVPQQCVTKSVTQQSATKCVPQQCGTICVPQQSATKCVPQQCVTKCVPQQGMTKCVPQQSATKGVTQKYGTICVPQQSATKCVPQQSATRCVPQQCGTICVPQQSATKCVPQQCVTKSVTQQSATKCVPQQSVTKCVPQQSATKGVTQKYGTICVPQQSATKCVPQQSVKCVPQQCSTICVPQQSMTKCVPQQYGTICAPQQCVTKCVPQQNATKCVPQQSATKCVPQQSVKCAPQQCGTICVPQQSVTKCVPQQSGGVKVSSHSKKYCSAPKWPW; from the coding sequence ATGTCCTGCCACCTGCACCAGCACCTCCCTCCACTCTACCAGGACCCCATGGCGCTGTCCCCTGGCGTCCCCTTCCCGGCTCAGCGGTGGCACTCCACCACCTGCATCCCCCAGGCCGTGCCCGGCCAGGTGCCCCTGCAGCGGGCGATGTCCTCCAGCGTGTGTCACCAGCAGAGCGTCACCCAGGCCGTGCCACCCTGCCAGCTCCACGGACCCCTCTGCGTGCCCCAGCAGATTGTCCCCAGGCGGGCGACGACGTGCGCGCCGCCGCAGCAGCGCGTCACCCAGTGTGTGCCACACCGGGTGGGGGTGACCCAGTGCgtgccacagcagctgcaggtgccaCAGCAGTGCCCGCCCGTCCCGCAGCAGCAGAAGgttgtccccaggtgtgtcaccaCCTGCGTGCCGCAGCAGCGTGTGACGGGCGGCGCGGGGGTCACCCAGTGCGTGccgcagcagctgcaggtgccaCCGCCTGAgtgcagcccccagcagcagaaggttgtccccaggtgtgtcaccaCCTGCGTGCCGCGGCCGCCGTTCGTCACCAAGGGTGTCCCGCGGCAGCAGAGTGCCACCAGGTGCGTCCCCCAGCAGTGTGTGACCAGTGTCTGTCCCCAGCagggtgttcccaggtgtgccaccacctgtgtcccccagcagcGCGCGGCCCGGGGCGTCTCGTACCGGTGGGTGACAGCGCCTGTCCCCCAGCAGCGGCAGAGTGTCACCGCCGGTGTCccccagcagtggcacagcaggTGTGTCACCACGTGTGTCCCGCAGCAGTGTGACACTGGCGGGGCCAGCATTtgtgtcccccagcagcagcagagtgggACGGTTTGTGTCCCTCAGCAAAGTGCCACCAAAGGTGTCCCTCAGCAGTGTGGGACAAtctgtgtcccccagcagtgtGTGACCAAGAGTGTCACTCAACAGAGTGCCACCAAGtgtgtcccccagcagtgtGGCACAATCTGTGTCCCTCAGCAAAGTGCCACCAAGtgtgtcccccagcagtgtGTGACCAAATGTGTCCCCCAGCAAGGTATGACCAAGTGCGTCCCCCAGCAAAGTGCCACTAAAGGCGTCACCCAGAAGTATGGAACAATCTGTGTCCCCCAGCAAAGTGCCACCAAATGTGTCCCTCAGCAAAGTGCCACTAGGTGTGTCCCTCAGCAGTGTGGCACAATCTGTGTTCCCCAGCAAAGTGCCACCAAGtgtgtcccccagcagtgtGTGACCAAGAGTGTCACTCAACAGAGTGCCACCAAGTGTGTCCCCCAGCAGAGCGTGACCAAGTGCGTCCCCCAGCAAAGTGCCACCAAAGGTGTCACCCAGAAGTATGGAACAATCTGTGTCCCCCAGCAAAGTGCCACCAAGTGCGTCCCCCAGCAAAGTGTCAAGTGTGTCCCTCAGCAGTGTAGCACAATTTGTGTCCCTCAGCAGAGCATGACCAAGTGTGTCCCTCAGCAATATGGGACAATCTGTGCCCCCCAGCAGTGTGTCACCAAGTGTGTCCCCCAGCAAAATGCCACCAAGTGCGTCCCCCAGCAAAGTGCCACCAAATGTGTCCCCCAGCAAAGTGTCAAGTGTGCCCCCCAGCAGTGTGGCACAATCTGTGTCCCCCAGCAAAGTGTCACCAAGTGTGTCCCCCAGCAGTCCGGTGGAGTGAAGGTCTCCAGCCACTCCAAGAAGTACTGCTCGGCCCCCAAGTGGCCCTGGTGA